From Pleurocapsa sp. PCC 7319:
CGATTTTGTCCCTCTACTTTTACTGATAAAGCAGCACCATTATTCGCTTTTAAGGCGGGGTGACATTGTTCAACTGTCTGCTCAATATTCTGAGGATAATGATTTAGCCCCCAAAAGACCATCACATCATTTAAACGACCAGTAATATACAATTCGCCCTGGTGAATAAAGCCTAAATCCCCAGTCCGCAAGTATTTTTCTGCTTGACTATCTTGTAAATAGGCTTGGAAGGTTGCTTGGGTTTTTTGAGGTGATTGCCAATATCCTTGACCAATACAAGAGCTAGAAAACCAGATTTCTCCAATAGTATCTGAGTTACATTTAGTTTGAGTCTGAGGATCGACGATTGCCAGTTTACCATCCAGCCAAGGATGACCATTACTAATAACTGAGGCAACTCCTGGCTGATATTGTTCTGCAAATACTACTTGATTCTGCTCTAAAGCCACCCGATCCAAATACTGAAATTTTGGAGCTTGTTCCTTGCTACCCCCAGTAATTAACAAAGTTGCTTCCGCCATGCCATAACAGGGATAAAAAGCTGGCTGGCGAAAGCCACAGGAAGCGAATTTACGGCTAAAACGTTCTATTGTTGACTCTTGCACTGGTTCTGCACCACAAAATGCCACTTCCCAGCTACTTAAGTCTAATTGAGCGAGTTGTTCATCTTTGACGCGATCGCATAACAAATCATAGGCAAAATTGGGCGCACCGCTAGTGGTCGCTTTATATTTACTGATTGCCTGTAACCAACGGAGCGGTTTTTGCACAAAATTAACGGGAGACATCAAGACACAAGATATTCCTAGATATATGGGTTGGATCACATTGCCAATTAAACCCATGTCATGAAACAAAGGTAGCCAACCCACTCCTAGAGACTGTTTACTATGCCCAAAAGAAAGTCTGAGCATTTCCTGGTTTTGTAATAAGCAGTCGTGAGTAATCATTACCCCCTTTGGTTCTCCTGTTGACCCAGAGGTGTATTGTAAAAAAGCTAAACTATGAGAATCTAACTTGGGTGGTTGCCAATTATCTAATTCTTGAGAATCTGATGGATGTAAATTATCTGTGTTGAGCCAATGTAAACTCGATCCTACCTCAGCTAATTGTTTCTGTAGCTTAGAAAATAAACTTGAATTGGTTAAAATGATCTCTATCTCCGCCGAGACAAGACGAGACTTCATCTCAGCGATAGTCAAACGATTGAGAGGAGGATGACAGGGAACAGCAACCACTCCAGCATAAAGACAACCGAAAAAAGCGGTGATAAAGTCTAACCCTGTACTGTAAGGATAGGCAATTAAAACCCTAGAACCAGGAACAGCGTACTTTCTTAATTGGATAGCGATCGCTTTTGCTTGTAGCTCTAGTTCTTTATAAGATAGCGTAGTGGTTTTATTCTCCCCATCTTCTAGCCAAATATATGCTGTGGCATCAGGTTGAGTAATAGCCTGTTTCTGTAATATCTCGACAATACTAGAGTAACCCTGAACCGCCTTCATAAAATCAAACAGATAGATGAGCCCATAATCAAAGTTAATATCTTATCTATTGTTTACAGCGATCGGGAAGATTTAATCAGCAAAATTAACCTAAAATTTCCTTTATATGACTTGTTCCAAAGAAGCGATCGGCTCAGGGATGGTATCAGAAGGTGCTTCAAATTTTCCTGATGCTACATACTCTAATCGTAATTTGAGCCAAGTAGATAATTGCTCATTGGTAGTGATTACTGCTGCTGCTGGTTGAGGAATTTGGGCTTTAACATTTGCCATTTCTGGAGCTTCTAAGAAAGCTGGTTGCTTAACTAACCAAAAATCAATTTCCTTATTTTGTTCCTGATAATTACGAATTCTTTCTTTAATTACCTCTTCAAAAGGTTCTTCTTCCAATAAAAACTTTTGGCTAGCAGCAACGTAATAGTAAGTAGTCATGAATGGTTATGTTACCAAATACAAGTAGTCAGATAAATATTTTAAAGTAATTTGAGCAAGTTAGATTTAGAAGCGATCGCAATTTGTGATAACTCTCTTTATTTATGGTTTTGAAAAGCTAAGTCCCAACATCGCTGCCGGGACCTAACTGTTTAAACTTTCTATCATCTAATCAGGAAAAGAGTCTGAGTAAATCAAATTACAGACTTCAAATGTATTAATGTTATATGATTGCATCAATACGATTTGCAGTGGTAAAAAACTGCAAGTGAGGCTTATTTCGATAGCGATTGCTCGTTAGACCAAGGAGCGATCGCTTTTTTTCTGTTATTATACTTGCTCCACAAAATATATCAAAATATCAAATAGGTTTAGGTTAAATTTGGACATTAAATTATCCATTTAGGGGAGAGTAGCAGAAATAAGGTACTTCTAGAGATTGGTGTACCAATACTAGGAAGCTGTAAGCCGATTATTCCCGATTTTTTGACTACTATTTGTTGTTTAACAGTTCCCCAAATTAAAGTTTCTGCCCAGTTACCTAAATTTGGCTGATGCCCCACTAAAGCTAAAGTACCATTGGCGTTTTGAAGTTGCCATGACTGTAGCCAAGTTAACCACTGTTCAATATCGCCTTCGGGTTTTAGAGGGTCAAAGGCATCAACAGTTTTAGATAAACCTGCTTGTTGGAGAATTTCTGCAGTTTGAGATGCTCTTATCAAGGGGCTACTTAAAATCAGGTCAAATTTTACTCCCACAGACAACAATCGCTCTGCTACCTTAGTCGTTTTTTGACGACCTTGATTAGTTAAGGGTCGCTTTTTGTCATCATGGTAATCTTCTCTGGGAGCAGCTATTCCGTGACGAACTAAATAAACTTGCATTTATCTCCAATCAAACAAATCATTAATCAGAAGCAATAACGTTACCTTTTGGTTCAACTAAACGCATTAACTTTTGCTTAATCTGAGTATCAAATACTTCCCACTTGAGCTTAGTGTAATCTGAATTATCATTGAAGCTTCCTAGGAAACCGAGAGGAATTTCAAATCCCCCAGCCATATAGCGACCTCCGCCAAAATATCTTCCCTGATTATCTTTACCTAAAGTTTCTTTAATAAACTCATCGGGGTCTAATGTCAGCTTAGTAGTTCTCAACGAGCCGATTACTAGTTCCTGGTCGTCATCCTCATTGTGAACGATGCCAAAAACTACTGCGGTATGAATATCTTCTTCTGTGACTAAAAAATCTGCTGCTTGGGGAATTGCATCGCGGTCATCATAAAGTAGATAACCTACTCCTGAAATCGAAAAGTTCTTTGTGATAATTCGGTTGCGCAAAGCACGCTCTATTACGTCCATAACTCGACGCGATCGCGCTGACTGCAATATAGCATTTAGTAACTGAGAATCGTAAAAGCGACTCAAGTAAGCCGCAGCACTAAAATCTTCTTCTTTAGCTTGCATTAAGCAGTTGGTATCAGAACGGAGACCATGCATCAAAGCAGTAGCACATTTAACGTGTTCTTCATTACTGTGATCGAGCTCCAGCATTCCTGACTGAATATACTGAGTCAAAATTGTCGCAGTTGCCCTAGTTTGAGGACGAAGATCGATGAATTCAGCCTCTAAATCTTTTTGTTTGCTGTGGTGATCGATTACCACAATCAAAGGAATATTAGCTTGTTCGACAATGGGATACATTTGACTATTTGTCCCCTGACTATCAATCAAAACACAACCTTGATAAGCAGATAAATCTTGTTCGCCAATCGCACTATTTAAAACTCTTGTAGCGGGTAATCCTGTAAGTCTAACTAAAGCAATATTTTCTTGGTGAGATAAAGTTCCCCCATAAAGGATATCGCAACTGATATCGTAGTTTGCCGCAATCAATTTATAAGCCCAGGCACTGGAAAGAGCATCTGGATCCGGGAAATCCTGAATTACGATTACTTGTCGCTCTCCATGATGTTTTTCAAGATTTTCACCCAGTTGGTGCAGAATTTTTGCCAAATTACTACTTTTCTTAGTCTCCAAATTGAGTTTAGAGCCATCAACCGCTTCCAGTGGCTTTTTGCTGGATACTTTCTTTTTATTGGCTAAACGGCTTTCTAGAGAAGTGTTAAGGTTTGAAGACGACATATTAATTTTAATGGTAATTGAACAATTACCGAGTAATAGAGTAAGTATATGATTTAAATATTTATTTATCTAGAGCTACGAGTTTATCATTAACTGCAAAAATGTATATCTTCATTAAATAATTAAATTCCAATAACATACTTTTTCCACTCTTGATTAGAGTTTCCTTGTGTATATTTTACTAACTCAAAATGAAGACTACTATAGGGACGACGAGGCTTGGTCAATAGCATCATTTCTGCTTCTTTAGGAGTTCTATTCCCTTTTTTGACATTACATCTAACACAGGCAGCCACAAGGTTCTCCCAAGTATCTCCACCACCACGGGATCTTGGTATAACATGATCGATGGTTAGCTGATCTCCCTTGGCTTGACAATACTGACAGTTATGACTATCCCTTTCTAAAACATTGCGGCGAGTTAAGGGGATTTCTTTGTAAGGTACACGGACATAGTAACGTAAGCGAATTACCGTTGGTAGGGGGAAATCGGCATAGATCACTTTACCCCTATGTTCAAGTTGCTCCGCTTTACCCTTTAAAAGTAATACCACTGCTCGACGCCAACTGGTAATATTCAAGGGTTCATAGGAAGCATTTAATACCAAAACCTTACCCATAATATAAAGTCTATATTATTTATTTATATTATTTATCAGAGATGGTAACACAGGCGAACTAATTACTGTAGTTCGGTAATTATAACTTAAGGGTTTATGGCTGCAAGAATACTTTTTTGCTAAGGCAGAAGTAGGTGTTAGTATTCGTAACTTTTATCTAGCCAATATCAAACTATAAATTTTTACACTAACTTGACCTTATCTATTTCTCGTCTAATATTTGTGAATAATACCAACAACGTTAAAAGTAAGACTTAACTTTATATGGGTGGCTGGCAGCAAAAAATCAAAACTCATTCGTCCCCCAAACAAAATAATTATCTATCTCTGTTGGCAAATCGCCAGCGGGCCTGGGTAGAAATAGATTTAAAGGCTTTAGCTCATAATGTGCGAGCTTTGAAAAGCTTTCTGGGACATCAAACTAAGCTGATGGCAGTAGTTAAAGCCGATGCTTACGGTCACGGTGCAATTACGATCGCCCAGACTGCCGTCGCCAATGGTGCTGATTGTTTGGCGATCGCTACTTTGGCAGAGGGTGTAGAATTACGCCAAGCAGGAATTACTGAACCAATATTGATTTTGGGGGCGATCAATTCACCTGAGGACATTAAGGAGATCGCTGCTTGGCAATTAGAACCTACTATCTGCAATCAGGAACAAGCATTAGTTTTTGAGTCAACCATGGCGAGAGTGGGGAATTCCTTACCTGTACATCTCAAGTTAGATACAGGAATGTCCCGTTTAGGTACAAATTGGCAAGAAGCCGTTTCTTTTGTCCAGCTTGTACAAAAATTGCCTCATCTAAAGATAGCCAGTATCTATTCCCATTTTTCTACGGCTGATGAGAGCGATCGCACTACCATGAATCTGCAGCACCGACGTTTTCGTGATGCTATTGACCAATTGAAACAGGCGGGTTTTGTTCCGCCTCTATTACATTTAGCTAATTCTGCTGCTGCCCTAAGTGATCGCACTTGCCATTATGATTTGGTGAGGATTGGACTAGCTCTTTATGGTCTGTATCCGGCACCTCATCTTCATCAGGTAATCGACCTGCAACCAGTATTACGAGTCAAAGCCAAAATCACTCAAGTCAAAACTATTCCCGCAGGAGAGGGCGTTAGTTATGGTCGTAAATTTATCACAGCCAAAGACACCAAAGTAGCTGTTGTTGGTATTGGCTATGCCGATGGTATTCCTCGCAACTTATCCAATCGTCTCCAGGCCATTGTATCTGGGCAATTAGTTTCTCAAATAGGCTCTATTACTATGGATCAGCTAATGCTTAATGTAGATTGTATTCCCCATATACAACCAGGAGAAGTAGTTACTTTAATTGGTCAACACTATGGTCTCCAGATTACTGCTGATGATTGGGCAAATATACTCGATACTATTTCCTGGGAAATTCTTTGTGGTTTTAAACATCGATTACCGAGGATAAATGTTAACTAGATGAGGATTAATCGATCAGTAGGGCAGCAGATTGATGATCCATTGGTTTCGAGAACAGATATCCTTGACCTAATTTACAGTTAAAAGTTTGTAAAACCCTGAACTGTTTTAAGTTTTCCACTCCTTCGGCGATGACATCTATTTTCAATATTCTCGCCAGGGTAATGATTGTCTTGACGATCTCAAAATTTTCCTTTTCATCTAACATCCCCTGTATAAATGAGCGATCAATTTTAAGAATACTAATTGGGAAGCGATTTAAATATTGTAAAGATGAATAACCAGTGCCAAAATCATCGATATTAAACTTGATTCCTCGGTCTCGAATTTGATTAAATAGGCTAATTGTCTCGGGATTATAGTCCATCAGAGTACTTTCGGTAATCTCTATATGTAGCGCATTTGCCGATAGTCCAGTATTAGTTAAGATTCTATCTAGAGTGGCTAAAAAATTACGGTCTTTAATTTGTTGACTGGCGATATTAACACTGATTTTTAACTCAACTGCACCTGAATATTGACTTTGCCAAGCAGATAATTGATGACAAGCCTCCTTTAAAACCCATTCTCCAATCGCTATAATTAATCCTGTTTCTTCAGCAACATGAATAAATTTGTCAGGATATATCAAACCCTTAGTGGGGTGATTCCAGCGCAATAATGCCTCAAAACCATATAAAGTATTGGTTTCCAAAGAAACTATGGGCTGATAATGCAGAACAAATTCATTTTGTAAAACTGCTTTTCGGAGATCGTTTTCAATTTCCAGTAGCTCTCTAGTCTCATCGTACATCTCTTGGTCAAAGACTTCATGGCGGGCTTTTCCATGGGATTTGGCATTATACATGGCAATATCGGCATCACGCAAAATTGCGGAACTGTCTTGATATTGATGATTACCGATTACAATCCCAATACTGGCACTGGTAAAAACAGTATGACCCTCTAAATAAAATGGCGACTCTAGTTGTTTTTGAATTCTGTCAGCTATTTGGATACCGTCTTCAACAGTCTGAATTTCATTTAAGAGGATCGTAAATTCGTCGCCCCCTAAGCGAGCCACAAAATCGTTGTTGCGGCAACAACTAGTAAGAATTTGAGCGACTTTAATTAACAATTTGTCTCCAACTAGATGACCTAAACTATCATTAACAATTTTAAAACGGTCTAAATCGATAAATAAGACAGCAAATAAATAATGTTGGTCTTTAAAACTTCTGGTTAATGCTTGCTCAATTCGCTCTAAAAATTTAGCTCGATTAGGTAAATTAGTCAGAGAATCGTGTTTAGCTTCGTAGCTTAATTCTTCCTCGATTTGTTTACGTTCTGTGATATCACAGATGATACCGTCTCTGCGTTTAACTATTCCCTGCTCATCATAAATTAAGCGACTACGCTCCCATACCCAGCGAATTTCGCCACTAGGCTGAACAATTCGATATTCGAGATCATTGCTGTGGTTTAAAGAACTAGCTAACGACAGTTCTACGCGATCGCGATCTTCAGGATGAATCGACTCTAAGCGTAGGTCAGGATTATTTAATAACTCGGCAACTGAACGACCATAAACTTTTTGGGCTGCTGGATTGAGAAACAGTAAATTACTCGTGGCAACATCAGCTGACCAAACTACTTCTTCCAAAGAGTTGAGAATACTCTCTAATTTTTCTTCGCTTTCTTGCAGCAGTCTGGTGACTTGTCTGCGTTCGATAATTTCTCGTTGTAGTTCTTGATTCGCTGATTCTAACTGAGCCGTCCGTTCTTGGATCCGCCGTTCTAGTTCATGATTAAATTGCAGAATTTCTCTTTGGGCTGCTTGCAGTTTGAGTTGATTTTTGATCCGCAATAAGACTTCATCAATTTGAAAAGGTTTATCGATATAGTCTGCTCCACCAGCATTTAAAGCTTTAATGCGATTAACTGCATCATTATTAGCACTTAAGAAAATAATCGGAATATTTTGGGTGATGGCGTTAGCCCGTAACCGCGCACAAACTTCATAACCATTTAATCCCGGCATCACTATATCCAGCAAGATCAGATCCGGTATTGCTGAAGTAGCTACCACTAATGCCATTTCCCCCGAAACCACCCCCTTGACATCATATCCTTCAGAATTCAAGGCATCAGAGAGCAGATGTAGATTTTCTGGCTGATCGTCTACAACTAAAATTTTGGCTTTAGTTTGCTCTAAAGAGGGTAAGCTCATTAGTTAACTGATTCTGTCAGGTCAATAATTTTGTCACAACGAAAATGCTCGACTAAATCTTCAATTCCTTTGGCAAGAGATTCATATTCCTCAGGAATATCTGATAATAGTTGCAATATTTCTTGGTTATCTACTTTGGCCGCAGCTTGATGTAGTTGCGATCGCCATTGGGGAGACATGACGGCTAAGCTTTCTCTGGTTAATTCTGGGGGTGGTGATTGCCGATTTTGGGCAAAATCAACTAATTCTTCATAAAGATAATCTATGTCTAAATACTGACCGATCTTATGTAATAGTTCCATTTCATAAAATGGCTTCCGCATAAAGTCATCGCAACCAGCCGATAAAATTACTACTTTCTCTTCTTCAAAAGCACTTGCTGTAAGAGCGATAATTATCGTTTTTTTACCTTGAGGATGAGATTTGATCTGCTTGGTGGCCTCATAGCCATCCATAATTGGCATTCTCATATCCATCAAAATTAAATCAGGATGCCAGCTAGACCATAGATCGACAGCTTCTTGACCATTTCCTGCCTCTTGAACCAAAAAACCAATTCCCGATAACAATTTTCTCAATAGCAAACGACTAGCCGGTACATCATCTACAGCGAGTATGCGATATTCGGGCTGACCAGGTGCTAAACCCATAATTCTTTGATTGGCAAATTCAGTTTTACTACTTACCTCGGTTATTTCAGTCTCTTGCGACCTAACTAAAATATTAAAAGAGAAAATACTTCCTTGACCTACTGTACTTTGTACCTTGAGTTCACCTCCCATGAGATCGACAAATTTGTGACAGATAGATAAACCCAAACCTGTACCTTCATTAGAAATACGACCTATTTTGGTTTGCTCAAAAGGTGAAAATAGCCGTTCTAGATCTTCTGGTTCGATACCAGGACCAGTATCCGCGATCGTAAAATGTAGAGAATAAGTATCAGAAAAAAGAAAATCAATTTTATCTTCGACCAACTTAGCATTTTCTTCTAGTACTACTGTCAGAGTTATAGAACCTTTTTCTGTAAATTTGAGTGCATTACCGAGCAAATTAATGATAATTTGGCGTAATTTTCCTTCATCCGTATGAATAGATTGGGGAACATTATTAGCTATATTGAAAATCAAATCTAAATTCTTAGCTTTAGCTTTTAACCTCAACATCTCTTCTAAGCTGTTAAGCATTGTATGTAGGTTAAATTTGCTTTCATTGAGATTGATTTGACCCACTTCTATTTTCGACATTTCGAGAATGTCGTTAATCAGCTTTAATAGATGCTCGCCGCTACGATTAATAATCTTGAGATTTTCCTGATGTTCCTCTCCTATAGAAGAATCACGACACATTAGCTGAGTAAATCCCAAAATAGCATTCAGAGGTGTACGTAGTTCATGACTCATATTAGCCAAAAATGTACTTTTGGCTTGGTTGGCATTTTGAGCTTGTGCTAAGGCTATTTCAGTATTTTGGATACTTTCTTCTAATTGTGCAGTTCGCTGCTCTACTTTTGTCTCTAGTTCTTGAGTAAAACCTTCTAAAATTTTGACTATATTGTGATTTGTACGCCTTAAATTATTTATAATTTTATAAGCAATAAAGATTATGATAACTAAAATAAACAAGAAACTTAATAGCTGATAAAGAGTATTTTTCTCTTGAGTATTTTGATATTGGTTTAGAAAAAATTGCTCTAACTCCTGCACTTGATTATTGAGATCAATTGATTCTGATTCTAGCTGCTTTATATTATGATCAATATCTTTTTTTTGGCGAATAATAATATTAGTATGATTAATGAATTCTTCAACAATTAGCTTATATTGTTTGAACTTTTCTTGTTTGAGTAACAGATTTATATTTTGAATTTTGCTTTCTAGAGTAAATTTCAAGTCTTCATCAATACTATGACAGTATAATATAGTGTTACTCATTAAATCATTAATCATAGAAATCAATTGGCTATTTGATGATAGATCATTACCAAGTATTTCTGGATTAATTGTTAGTTCGTTTTGTAATCGAGTAATATGTAAACAAGACTCTCTTAAAATTGGTTTGGTATTGAGAAGCTGCTCAATTGTTTTTACTTGGGAAGCAAGCAATATCTCTTGAGTTTCTAACTTGCTACTAAATACATTTTGTTCCCTGAGAGCCAAAAACTTAGGTATTTCCTGGAGTCGCTCACTAGCTTTCTTAATAACCTTTGTTTGCAAGAGAAGATTATCAGACGATTCAGAATAAGTGTAGTTTGATTTTGATAAGATTTTCTCTAATTCTAATATTTCTTGTCTTGTTAATTGAATAGCTTGTTGATATTCTCTAGCTTTCTCTTTGTTTAAAGGTAAACTATTCTGAATTAAAAAAAACATTAGCAGACTACTTAATCCACCAATGATAATATACGCATAGATTGCCAGTGAACTTTGCGTTTTTCCTTGAGAGAATAAACTCAAAATGCCTTCCTCAGCTTTTGGCTCTAAGATAATACTTAGATTGTTTTAGTTTTCGATTACCATTCAAACCAAATATCCCTAACATTATCAATTTAATGTTTGAATAAAATAGTTAGAATGCTTTATATCTTTTCTTGAAGCTACAATATGAAGCTCAAAAAATATTGAAATACTGTATAATACAAAAAGCAAGGATTAAATATATCGAATTAAGTAGATATGAAATAAAAACTATAAATTGAGTACTAAATATCCTTTAAAATAACTCTAGCTATTAAAAATTGTAAATACGAGAAATCCCTGAAAGCGCGAGCTACTAGCTATTATCCTCATAAATGGGCTTCGCCCCAGCTATAAGCCATAAGCTTTAAGCTCTAAGCTCAATCAAATGGGGTTTTAGACCCCAACTGATTGAAAACAACGTGTAGCGGTGTATCGCGGTCTTGTTGGT
This genomic window contains:
- a CDS encoding fatty acyl-AMP ligase → MKAVQGYSSIVEILQKQAITQPDATAYIWLEDGENKTTTLSYKELELQAKAIAIQLRKYAVPGSRVLIAYPYSTGLDFITAFFGCLYAGVVAVPCHPPLNRLTIAEMKSRLVSAEIEIILTNSSLFSKLQKQLAEVGSSLHWLNTDNLHPSDSQELDNWQPPKLDSHSLAFLQYTSGSTGEPKGVMITHDCLLQNQEMLRLSFGHSKQSLGVGWLPLFHDMGLIGNVIQPIYLGISCVLMSPVNFVQKPLRWLQAISKYKATTSGAPNFAYDLLCDRVKDEQLAQLDLSSWEVAFCGAEPVQESTIERFSRKFASCGFRQPAFYPCYGMAEATLLITGGSKEQAPKFQYLDRVALEQNQVVFAEQYQPGVASVISNGHPWLDGKLAIVDPQTQTKCNSDTIGEIWFSSSCIGQGYWQSPQKTQATFQAYLQDSQAEKYLRTGDLGFIHQGELYITGRLNDVMVFWGLNHYPQNIEQTVEQCHPALKANNGAALSVKVEGQNRLVIVQEIERSYRKCLVPEEVIEAIRWAVFQEHFIDVYAIALLKPGALPKTSSGKVKRSACKEKFLSQNLAALHTWYISDVRASDVTALWQRYTNPLTYLRIFAAIARGRLRRWLFLFLKV
- a CDS encoding MgPME-cyclase complex family protein codes for the protein MTTYYYVAASQKFLLEEEPFEEVIKERIRNYQEQNKEIDFWLVKQPAFLEAPEMANVKAQIPQPAAAVITTNEQLSTWLKLRLEYVASGKFEAPSDTIPEPIASLEQVI
- the sixA gene encoding phosphohistidine phosphatase SixA — protein: MQVYLVRHGIAAPREDYHDDKKRPLTNQGRQKTTKVAERLLSVGVKFDLILSSPLIRASQTAEILQQAGLSKTVDAFDPLKPEGDIEQWLTWLQSWQLQNANGTLALVGHQPNLGNWAETLIWGTVKQQIVVKKSGIIGLQLPSIGTPISRSTLFLLLSPKWII
- a CDS encoding bifunctional oligoribonuclease/PAP phosphatase NrnA is translated as MSSSNLNTSLESRLANKKKVSSKKPLEAVDGSKLNLETKKSSNLAKILHQLGENLEKHHGERQVIVIQDFPDPDALSSAWAYKLIAANYDISCDILYGGTLSHQENIALVRLTGLPATRVLNSAIGEQDLSAYQGCVLIDSQGTNSQMYPIVEQANIPLIVVIDHHSKQKDLEAEFIDLRPQTRATATILTQYIQSGMLELDHSNEEHVKCATALMHGLRSDTNCLMQAKEEDFSAAAYLSRFYDSQLLNAILQSARSRRVMDVIERALRNRIITKNFSISGVGYLLYDDRDAIPQAADFLVTEEDIHTAVVFGIVHNEDDDQELVIGSLRTTKLTLDPDEFIKETLGKDNQGRYFGGGRYMAGGFEIPLGFLGSFNDNSDYTKLKWEVFDTQIKQKLMRLVEPKGNVIASD
- a CDS encoding HNH endonuclease → MGKVLVLNASYEPLNITSWRRAVVLLLKGKAEQLEHRGKVIYADFPLPTVIRLRYYVRVPYKEIPLTRRNVLERDSHNCQYCQAKGDQLTIDHVIPRSRGGGDTWENLVAACVRCNVKKGNRTPKEAEMMLLTKPRRPYSSLHFELVKYTQGNSNQEWKKYVIGI
- the alr gene encoding alanine racemase, giving the protein MGGWQQKIKTHSSPKQNNYLSLLANRQRAWVEIDLKALAHNVRALKSFLGHQTKLMAVVKADAYGHGAITIAQTAVANGADCLAIATLAEGVELRQAGITEPILILGAINSPEDIKEIAAWQLEPTICNQEQALVFESTMARVGNSLPVHLKLDTGMSRLGTNWQEAVSFVQLVQKLPHLKIASIYSHFSTADESDRTTMNLQHRRFRDAIDQLKQAGFVPPLLHLANSAAALSDRTCHYDLVRIGLALYGLYPAPHLHQVIDLQPVLRVKAKITQVKTIPAGEGVSYGRKFITAKDTKVAVVGIGYADGIPRNLSNRLQAIVSGQLVSQIGSITMDQLMLNVDCIPHIQPGEVVTLIGQHYGLQITADDWANILDTISWEILCGFKHRLPRINVN
- a CDS encoding EAL domain-containing protein produces the protein MSLPSLEQTKAKILVVDDQPENLHLLSDALNSEGYDVKGVVSGEMALVVATSAIPDLILLDIVMPGLNGYEVCARLRANAITQNIPIIFLSANNDAVNRIKALNAGGADYIDKPFQIDEVLLRIKNQLKLQAAQREILQFNHELERRIQERTAQLESANQELQREIIERRQVTRLLQESEEKLESILNSLEEVVWSADVATSNLLFLNPAAQKVYGRSVAELLNNPDLRLESIHPEDRDRVELSLASSLNHSNDLEYRIVQPSGEIRWVWERSRLIYDEQGIVKRRDGIICDITERKQIEEELSYEAKHDSLTNLPNRAKFLERIEQALTRSFKDQHYLFAVLFIDLDRFKIVNDSLGHLVGDKLLIKVAQILTSCCRNNDFVARLGGDEFTILLNEIQTVEDGIQIADRIQKQLESPFYLEGHTVFTSASIGIVIGNHQYQDSSAILRDADIAMYNAKSHGKARHEVFDQEMYDETRELLEIENDLRKAVLQNEFVLHYQPIVSLETNTLYGFEALLRWNHPTKGLIYPDKFIHVAEETGLIIAIGEWVLKEACHQLSAWQSQYSGAVELKISVNIASQQIKDRNFLATLDRILTNTGLSANALHIEITESTLMDYNPETISLFNQIRDRGIKFNIDDFGTGYSSLQYLNRFPISILKIDRSFIQGMLDEKENFEIVKTIITLARILKIDVIAEGVENLKQFRVLQTFNCKLGQGYLFSKPMDHQSAALLID
- a CDS encoding ATP-binding protein, which produces MSLFSQGKTQSSLAIYAYIIIGGLSSLLMFFLIQNSLPLNKEKAREYQQAIQLTRQEILELEKILSKSNYTYSESSDNLLLQTKVIKKASERLQEIPKFLALREQNVFSSKLETQEILLASQVKTIEQLLNTKPILRESCLHITRLQNELTINPEILGNDLSSNSQLISMINDLMSNTILYCHSIDEDLKFTLESKIQNINLLLKQEKFKQYKLIVEEFINHTNIIIRQKKDIDHNIKQLESESIDLNNQVQELEQFFLNQYQNTQEKNTLYQLLSFLFILVIIIFIAYKIINNLRRTNHNIVKILEGFTQELETKVEQRTAQLEESIQNTEIALAQAQNANQAKSTFLANMSHELRTPLNAILGFTQLMCRDSSIGEEHQENLKIINRSGEHLLKLINDILEMSKIEVGQINLNESKFNLHTMLNSLEEMLRLKAKAKNLDLIFNIANNVPQSIHTDEGKLRQIIINLLGNALKFTEKGSITLTVVLEENAKLVEDKIDFLFSDTYSLHFTIADTGPGIEPEDLERLFSPFEQTKIGRISNEGTGLGLSICHKFVDLMGGELKVQSTVGQGSIFSFNILVRSQETEITEVSSKTEFANQRIMGLAPGQPEYRILAVDDVPASRLLLRKLLSGIGFLVQEAGNGQEAVDLWSSWHPDLILMDMRMPIMDGYEATKQIKSHPQGKKTIIIALTASAFEEEKVVILSAGCDDFMRKPFYEMELLHKIGQYLDIDYLYEELVDFAQNRQSPPPELTRESLAVMSPQWRSQLHQAAAKVDNQEILQLLSDIPEEYESLAKGIEDLVEHFRCDKIIDLTESVN